GGCCGGTCGCGTCGTCGAGTTCGTGCTCGAGAACGGTGCCTGGCGCGAGGCCGCGACGATCGCGGCGACACCGCAGCTCAACGCAACGTACGGCACTGCCGTCGCGCTCGACGATGACGTGCTCGTGGTTGGCGCGCCCGGCGCCGACGATGGACGCGGCGCCGCGCACGTGTATCGGCGCGATGCGCGCACCGGGACGTGGTCGGAGCAGGCGCGGCTCACGGTCGCGAACGCGCAAACCGGCGACCGGCTCGGCAGTGCAGTCGCACTGGCCGGCGACGATGTATGGGTCGGCGCGCCCGCACCGCGCGGCACCGACATCGGCACGACGTACGTCTACCGTACGGGCGGCGGGGACCCCGTGCGTCGCATTCAGCTGACGGATTCGGACACGCGCGACGGCTTCGGCGACCGCATCGCCGCACATGCAGGTGTGATCGCGGTCACGGCCGCAGGCATGCACCATCAGGCCGGCGCAATCCAGGTCTACGAGCGCGACGAGCGCGGCGCGTGGACCAATGGCACGATGCTCGTCAGTGCGCCGGACGCGCTGCCCGCCCTCGTCGGTGCGGAGCGACAGTGCACGGACGGCAGTGTCGGGGCGTTCGATTGCAGCGATGTCGACCTGCTCGCGTTCATGCCGTCGTCGATGCTGCGCGCACCCGAGCACGCGCGCGGCGTGCGTACGAACGACAACTGGGGCTGGACCGATCCGGAAACCGGACGCGAGTACGCGCTCGTCGGCAGGAACGATGGCACGTCGTTCATCGACATCACTGACCCGACGAATCCCGTGCTGATCGGCGACCTGCCGAAGACGCCGGACACCCCACCATCGCAGCTCTGGCGCGACATCAAGACCTACCGCGATCACGCCTACATCGTCGCGGACGGCGCCGGCAACCACGGCATGCAGGTGTTCGACCTGCGTCGCCTGCGCGACGTCACGGACGCGCCAGCGCTGTTCGAGCCGGACGTCCATTACACGAATGTCGCGAGCGTGCACAACATCGCGATCAACGAGGAGACCGGCTTCGCATACCTCGTCGGCTCGCGCGGCGGCGGCCAGACGTGCGGCGGCGGGCTGCACATGATCGACATCCGCGAGCCGCAGAGTCCGCAGTTCGCCGGCTGCTTCCGCGATGAGAGCGGCACGCACGACGTGCAGTGCGTCATCTATCGCGGCCCCGACGATCGCTATCGCGAGCGCGAGATCTGCCTCCTGTCGAACGGCAACGCGTTCGCAATCGCCGACGTGACCGACAAGCAGAGCCCGCGGGCACTGTCGCGCGCGTCATCGCCGAACGCCGGCTACATCCATCAGGGCTGGACGACGGAAGACGACCGCTACTTCATCCAGGACGACGAGGCGGACGTCATCCAGGGCGGCGCCGCGACCACGCGCACGCTCGTCTGGGACCTGACCGACCTCGAGGATCCCGTCCTCGCCCGGGAATTCATGGGCTCGATGCCGGCGAGCGCGCACAACCTCTACGTGAAGGGCGATGTCGCCTACCAGGCGAACTACCGCTACGGCCTGCATGTGCTCGACGTGAGCGACCCCGAGAACCCGCGCGAGATCGGCACGTTCGACACCACGCCGTTCCTCGAGGGACCCGGCTTCAGCGGCGCCTGGAGCACGTATCCGTTCTTCAAGAGCGGAACCGTCATCGTGACGAGTGTGCAGGAGGGGTTGTTCCTGCTGAAGCCGCGGCCGGCTTCACCCGTGTTCTAGAGAGGCGTATGGGCAGACGGCCGTTCGGTTTGTACGCGATCATCACGCTGATCCTCGTCAATGCGGTGCTCATCGCTCTGGATGTGTCGCGGTCCTACGTCAGCCTCGGTCTGGAGTTCGGCCTGGAGCGACCGACTCTGCCGGGTCTCGACGACGTGGAGGTCGACCGGCTGCTGCGGCTCCTGATCGCCGGCGCGTGGTTCATCGTCGCCATCGGTCTGTGGGGGCGCCGGCGCTGGGCGTGGACGGCGCTGATGATCATGGTCGGCATCGCGCTCGGTGAAGGTCTCCTGCTGTACGTGCGCGGCGAGCCGCGCTACATCAGCATGCTCTTCAACGTCCTGACCGTGTTCTACATCAATCAGCGCAGCGTACAGCTCCTGTTCCTGCCCGATCATGCGATGTCGGCATCTACATGACCGACGCGGAACTGCTGCGACGTCACGAGCCGATCCTCCGCTTCACGGACGGCGAGCTGTTCTTCCCGTGCCCGGTGGACGAGTACGTGCGGAAGTGCAGTCTGTGGACGAGGGGCGACGATCGCCGTGCGCGACTCGTGGTCCCGCATGGCGAGCTCGACCTCGACCGCCTCTCCGATCACGGCATCTCGCTGAACGGCGTTGCGCTCAGCCTGCGCTTCGTGGAGCGACCGCTCTCCGCTCGCGAGTACCGGCAGCGGCTGCTCCATCCGCACCGCGCCCGCTTCAACGCACCCGGCCGGCTCGCGCGCGTGCCGCCATGGTCCCGGCTCCTCGACGCCGCCTTCGACCTGTCGCTCCTCGTCCGCGGTACGGTTCCGGGCGGTACGGCAGCAGCTGCAGAGCTCCGCTACGACGAGCTGCTGAAGCGCGATGATCGACGTGCCTACTACGGCCGCGTCGTGCGCGCGGGCGGCTGGACCATCCTCCACTACATGTTCTTCTACGCGATGAACGACTGGAGGTCCGGCTTCCAGGGCGCGAACGATCACGAGGCGGACTGGGAGCAGATCTTCGTGTACCTGTACGAGGCCGGCGATGGCTCGCTGGAACCGCGCTGGATCGCGTACGCGTCGCACGACGAGTACGGCGATGGCCTGCGCCGCCGCTGGGACGATCCGCTGCTGGTCAGGGAAGGCACTCACCCGGTCGTCTTCGTCGCGGCCGGATCCCATGCGAGCTACTTCGAGCCGGGCGAGTACCTGATGGGCGTCGAGCCGCGCTTCCTCCGGCCGGTGAAGCGCACGGCGGACTCGCTGCGCCGGCTGTGGATCGAGAATCTCGGACAGGGCCTTTCGGAGTCGGTCGACAGGAAGCTCGATGCCCTGGTCAGCATCCCGTTCGTCGACTACGCACGCGGCGATGGCCGGACAATCGGCCCCGGCGGCGATGCGCAGTGGGTGCCGATCGTGATCTCCAACGATGTCGCGTGGGTGAGCCACTACCGCGGCCTCTGGGGACTCGACACTCAGGATCCGTTCGGCGGTGAACGTGCGCCCGCGGGCCCGAAATACAACCGTGACGGATCCGTCCGCCTCTCCTGGTACGATCCCGTGGGATTCGCGGGCCTGGAGAAGGTGCTGCCGCCGCCACAGGTGGCACCCGCACTGGAGGCGCGCCAGCGCACGCTCACCATCGACATCGAGCGCATCGATGACAGGATCGCGCGCGTACGTCAGCTCGTTCAGACCCGAGCGCTCGACGAGGCCGCGCTCCGCGCCTCACAGGATTGCGGCACTACATACGAACGGACAGCGGCCCGACTCGCGGCCGCGGAAGAGAAGCTGCGCGCGCTGAAGCAGCAACGAACCGCGCTGGCCCAGACACACGAGTTCGTTCGGCGCTACGCGAATCGCGTCCACGAAATGTCGGACGATCCGCATACGCATCTGGATAACCCGCGCCGTCCGGACCCGACGCCGCCGCCGCGCCGTGTCTTCCAGGTGTGGTCCGCCCTCAGCGGCGCGTTCGCGCTGTTGATCGTCGTGCTCCTGCTCCTCGTGCTGCCGGCGCACTGGTGGGTGTGGCTCCTGGTCGCGGCCATCGTCTTCTTTGCGCTCGAGGCGGCCGCCGAGGGTCGACTCCTCAGTTTCCTCTCCAGCTTCGCGATCGTACTCGCCGTCATCTCGGCTGGCGTGCTCGTATGGGAGTTCTGGCGCGCACTCGTCGTCGTCGCGCTCGGCGGCGCTATCGCTGTCCTCACCCGCGACAACCTGCGCGAGCTGTACAGGACGCCGCCGCCGGCTCGCGACTGACTCCGGCCCACTAGCCCGGCTGAATGTTCGCGTTCAGCCGGAACAGATTGTCCGGGTCGTAGCGCCGCTTGATGCCGACCAGGCGCTCGAGATTGCCGCGATAGTTCCGGGTGACGGCGGACTCGGTGTACATGTCGGGCGCGCCATCGTTCGAGTAGAACCCCCGCGTGAACGGCTCTATCCGCGTCCAGAAGTCGCGGATCCACGCGACGTGCATGTCCGGATCATCGCCGACAGGCCAGTCGACGCCGACGCCGAGGTTGCCGAGGGCGTCACGGTGAGAGAACGCTGTCGCTTCGTTCGACACGCGCCCGATCGCGCCGCCGCCGGGCTGGATGAACATGATCGTGGAACGGGTCGGGTGTCCCTCGAACCCCTCTACGAGGGCCGTGATCAGGTCGGGTGGGAGCGCGGGGAGGAATCCGCTCTTGAGGTAGCCGGCGCGGGCGCGCGGATCGGAGATGTCGCCGGATTTCTGGAGCGCGACATAGTCCATCGCCTGGACATCGGCCAGCGGCGTGCCGAGCCGCCGGATCGGTGCAAGCGCGCGTTCGGCCTCGCCCGCCGGACCGGACCAGCACACGCTGAAGCCGACGACGCCCGGCTCGTTGCCGCCGGGCAGCGACATGAACGGGTCCAGGTCCAGCTCGTCCGGCGCTTGCGGCAGGTAGTCCGCGTAGATGGCGAGCGCTTCCTTCGCACGTGCGATCGGATAGACGATAGCGCCCCCGATCACCTGGCGCTGCATCGGATGGAGCTGGAACTCGAAGCTCGTGACGATGCCGAAGTTCCCGCCGCCGCCGCGCACGCCCCAGAACAGATCCGGCTCCTGCTCGGCGCTGGCGTGCCGGAGCTGTCCATCCGCGCTCACGACATCGACCGACACGAGGTTGTCGATGGCAAGACCGAACCGGCGTCCGACGCGGCCGAAGCCGCCCCCGGTCACGAGTCCGCCGACGCCCGTGTGCGACACCGTGCCCATGGTCGTGACGAGATCGAACGCCATCGCGTCATGGTCGAGCTGTCCGAGCAGACTGCCGCCCGTCACGCGCGCGCGCCGCGCCGCCGGATCGATGTGCACACCGCGGAACGGCGACAGGTCGATCATCATGCCGCGGTCACACGTCGATTTGCCGGATGCACTGTGTCCGCCGCACTTCACTGCGAGCAGCAGACTGTGCTCGCGTGCGAAATCGACGGCCAGCCGGATGTCGGCAATACCCGTGACCTGCGCGATCAGAGCCGGATGGCGGTCGAACGACGGATTGAGGACGCGTCGCGCCTCGTCGTACCCGTCGCGGTTCGCAAGCAGCACGCGACCCAGCAGCCGGTCGTCCAGCTCGCGTATGGCACTGCCGCGCAGCACCACCTCGCGACCATCACCCGTCACGGCAACGACGTCCTGGTCCTGCCGCAGGCTGCGGTACGGCACCGTGGACATCGACAGCACCGGCATCGGTATCGCTGTGCCGAGCGCGGCTGCGGCACCCGTGCGGATGAAACTGCGTCGCTTCATGGCTGGCCTCCGGGGGGAGAAGATGTGGGGCTGCGTCCGGCGGTGTACGATCGTCCGGAAGGTTGGCCGCTGCTGGCCGCTGCGCAAGTCCGGCCTTACGGCGTCACCCCGTCCTCGAAAACCGCCACCAGCTCACTCGCCCATTCCCGCTCCAGCGCTGCGACCCGCTCACCCCCGTCACCCCACACCGACATGAACACGACTACCTCCCGCTGATCCGCGCCCGGCCCGCCCGGCTCCACCGAGATCCGGAGCATCGCATCCGGAGGATCGTCGACGATCGCCGCATACTGACTCGCCGGCCGGTCATCGAACGCTTCACCCGCCTGGAGCCACCGACCGAACGATGACGTCCGGAGCCGCGCCCACACTTCCTCCGGCGACTGCGCTACGCGACGACGCAGGTAGATCACATGGCGCGCTTCATCTTCGTGATGCTCGAGGTAGTGCTTCAGCGACCGCAGCTCGAACGCCCAGCCGCGCTTCGTGCCCTCGACCCAGCCGTCCCAGGATGCGTCGAGCGGAAAGCCGGACGTGACCGCGCGGATGACCGTGCTGCCGCCCTTCGCCTCGATGATGTAGTCCGTGATCTGGGCAGGAGCCTCACCCTCGCCGAACGACCATGACGTCCGCAGGTGATGCGGCGGATCCCACACCAGGATCTTCATGTCGCCATCGAACTCGTTGCGCCATGACATCCGGATGCTCCCGCCCTCGCCCGGTTCCACACTCGCATCGAGCGGGAACCACCGCTCCAGCTCGCGCGCATCCGTGAGCGCGTGCCACACGCGCTCGGGCGTCGCTTCGATCGTCACCGCGCCCTCCGCGGAGCGGGTTCCCGGCTGCTGCACGGCTGCCGGCCGGGACGACGTCTGGTTTCGCTCGCTCATGGCTGTGCCTCCTGTTCATCGGACGATGGACCTGGATACGATGCGGCGACCACGCGGAACCAGCGGCCGTCGCCGTCCTCCTCGTGGTACTGAGCGACTACCTCCGCGATGGCGCGTGTCAAATCACGGGTGAATGCATTGAATCGTTCGGGCGATGCGACGCGCACCGACACGTTCAGCGATGCGCTCGCCAGTCGCCTCCGACCCTTCTTCGCACGCTCCATCAGCTCCGCCATCTCGCGGATCGCGCGCGCCGCGAGCGCGACGAGGTAGCCCGCCGAGAACCGGTCGCCGACTTCGTTCGGGTCCCCGGCCGCTACCGCACCCAGCGCAGCGGGATCCACCACGAACCGCTGCGCGGCCAGACGCAGCACGCGCTCCGTGCGATTGCCACGCCGTCGCTCCTCCTCGAGCTCCACGACACCTGCATCCTCGAGTACGCGCAGATGGTAGTTCAGCCGCTGCCGCTTCTCTCCCAGACGTCGCGCCAGCCCGGATGCCGAGTCCGGTCCGTCAGCCAGCGCCTCGGCCAGCCGGCGGCGGTCCGGGTCGAGCAGGGCGAGGGCGCCTGAAGCGCGAATGATTCGGAGAGCGGGAGCGGCTTGAGCCATGCAGCACGATGGTTCCGACAAATTAATTTGTCAAGGCACGCAATCGCCACCGTCCGGTCCCGCGAGCCGCACACGAACACGCTCCCGATCCCGCCCCCGCTTTAGGTGACACCCGTTCGACACGATCTTGCTGTAGGTAGCTACCGGAAGCTACCTTTCAGCAATGAGAGTCGTGGGACTGAAAGTGCTGAAGAACAGGCTCAGCGAGTACGTCCGGATTGCGGCTGGCGGAGAGCGCGTGCTGGTGACGGACCGCGATCGCGTCGTTGCGGAGCTCGGGCCGCCGCAGAGCGGGACGGCCGAGCTGGGCGCCGATGCGCTGCTGGCGGACGCGGTGCGGGCGGGGTGGCTGAGGCCGCCGGTGCTGCCGGCGGGTGGTGTGCCGCCGCGCGCCCCGGTCGCACCTCTCGCCGACCTCCTGGCGGAGCTGGAGCAGGATCGGACGGACCGTTGATCTACCTGGACACATCGGTGGTGCTCGCACACCTGCTCGCCGAAGACCGGCGGCCCCCCGACGACCTGTGGACGCAAACGCTCGTGTCGAGCCGGCTGCTCGAATACGAGCTGTGGACAAGGATACATGCGCGCGGCCTGACGAAGAGTCACGCGGAAGCGGCGCAGGCGCTGCTTGGCCGGGTCGCATTCCTGGACCTGATCGCCGATGTCCTGGTGCGCGCGCGTGCGCCGTTCCCATCGCCGGTGCGGACCCTCGACGCCCTCCACCTCGCCTCACTCTACTTCCTGCGCGAGCAGGGACAGGACGTCTCGCTGGCGTCCTATGACGAGCGGATGCTGACCGCTGCGCGGAACCTGAAGTTCAGGACGTTTCCCCTCGAATAATCGGGGTCAGTGCGGCCGCACAGGAGCAGGACGACGATCCTGAACCGGCGCGGCACACAGGCTTCGGACGAATGGCCCCGTACCGATCAACCAAGGCTCTGGCGGCCGGCCTCTAGGCACTCCATACTGGATCATCCGTCCGACCCGGCCGTTGCGACCGATCCCCAGCTCCCCGCAATGCCGGACCGGATGACGT
This genomic stretch from Longimicrobiales bacterium harbors:
- a CDS encoding winged helix-turn-helix domain-containing protein: MAQAAPALRIIRASGALALLDPDRRRLAEALADGPDSASGLARRLGEKRQRLNYHLRVLEDAGVVELEEERRRGNRTERVLRLAAQRFVVDPAALGAVAAGDPNEVGDRFSAGYLVALAARAIREMAELMERAKKGRRRLASASLNVSVRVASPERFNAFTRDLTRAIAEVVAQYHEEDGDGRWFRVVAASYPGPSSDEQEAQP
- a CDS encoding choice-of-anchor B family protein; protein product: MRFLPRLIRCLILLALTVTPAAAQSGSFGTSVVIDDGELIVAEPNNWSRPGLVYVYRQSAGGWREAARLEAPGAARADGFGTVLARTGGTLFVAQRGGRIHIFERQGTGWHHAGMLATDGITGADAECNQYGYCGTHFGIALAAAGDWLFVGEPGSVPGEAPPARPNQEPQPQPPGTVHVFRRGADGWSRHGRLQSAASAPGDAFGAAIALANDRALIGAPNQAMPGDSTHERAGRVVEFVLENGAWREAATIAATPQLNATYGTAVALDDDVLVVGAPGADDGRGAAHVYRRDARTGTWSEQARLTVANAQTGDRLGSAVALAGDDVWVGAPAPRGTDIGTTYVYRTGGGDPVRRIQLTDSDTRDGFGDRIAAHAGVIAVTAAGMHHQAGAIQVYERDERGAWTNGTMLVSAPDALPALVGAERQCTDGSVGAFDCSDVDLLAFMPSSMLRAPEHARGVRTNDNWGWTDPETGREYALVGRNDGTSFIDITDPTNPVLIGDLPKTPDTPPSQLWRDIKTYRDHAYIVADGAGNHGMQVFDLRRLRDVTDAPALFEPDVHYTNVASVHNIAINEETGFAYLVGSRGGGQTCGGGLHMIDIREPQSPQFAGCFRDESGTHDVQCVIYRGPDDRYREREICLLSNGNAFAIADVTDKQSPRALSRASSPNAGYIHQGWTTEDDRYFIQDDEADVIQGGAATTRTLVWDLTDLEDPVLAREFMGSMPASAHNLYVKGDVAYQANYRYGLHVLDVSDPENPREIGTFDTTPFLEGPGFSGAWSTYPFFKSGTVIVTSVQEGLFLLKPRPASPVF
- a CDS encoding SRPBCC domain-containing protein translates to MSERNQTSSRPAAVQQPGTRSAEGAVTIEATPERVWHALTDARELERWFPLDASVEPGEGGSIRMSWRNEFDGDMKILVWDPPHHLRTSWSFGEGEAPAQITDYIIEAKGGSTVIRAVTSGFPLDASWDGWVEGTKRGWAFELRSLKHYLEHHEDEARHVIYLRRRVAQSPEEVWARLRTSSFGRWLQAGEAFDDRPASQYAAIVDDPPDAMLRISVEPGGPGADQREVVVFMSVWGDGGERVAALEREWASELVAVFEDGVTP
- a CDS encoding FAD-binding protein, whose amino-acid sequence is MKRRSFIRTGAAAALGTAIPMPVLSMSTVPYRSLRQDQDVVAVTGDGREVVLRGSAIRELDDRLLGRVLLANRDGYDEARRVLNPSFDRHPALIAQVTGIADIRLAVDFAREHSLLLAVKCGGHSASGKSTCDRGMMIDLSPFRGVHIDPAARRARVTGGSLLGQLDHDAMAFDLVTTMGTVSHTGVGGLVTGGGFGRVGRRFGLAIDNLVSVDVVSADGQLRHASAEQEPDLFWGVRGGGGNFGIVTSFEFQLHPMQRQVIGGAIVYPIARAKEALAIYADYLPQAPDELDLDPFMSLPGGNEPGVVGFSVCWSGPAGEAERALAPIRRLGTPLADVQAMDYVALQKSGDISDPRARAGYLKSGFLPALPPDLITALVEGFEGHPTRSTIMFIQPGGGAIGRVSNEATAFSHRDALGNLGVGVDWPVGDDPDMHVAWIRDFWTRIEPFTRGFYSNDGAPDMYTESAVTRNYRGNLERLVGIKRRYDPDNLFRLNANIQPG
- a CDS encoding PIN domain-containing protein → MIYLDTSVVLAHLLAEDRRPPDDLWTQTLVSSRLLEYELWTRIHARGLTKSHAEAAQALLGRVAFLDLIADVLVRARAPFPSPVRTLDALHLASLYFLREQGQDVSLASYDERMLTAARNLKFRTFPLE